The proteins below are encoded in one region of Candidatus Omnitrophota bacterium:
- a CDS encoding aldehyde dehydrogenase family protein: MIPNYPLFINGEFKESATKETIVNPANREPIATVSLADASDVELAISSARIAFDQGPWAKLSLLERKSFILKIAQGILNRAAELAQLETQNNGKPIKESTFMDIPSSAQTFDYFANNLEKFLEAETVDIQSQIAQAKSELIRQPRGVVVLIVPWNYPLIIASWKLAQSLAAGNTVILKPSSLTPLTALELGKIVQEAGLPKGVVNILAGKGETVGKALCSDKRVDMISFTGSNLVGKKIIEYTSSSVKKLVMELGGKSASLVLADCDLEAAVNGSLCSIFLNQGQMCTAMSRILIEDKVYDKFVDDFIIKAKAIKLGDGLDFETQIGPLISESQRKGVISFIEEAKKQGAKVLCGGKIPDNSSLEKGFFFEPTVIAEVSPEMSIFQKEVFGPVVCVVKFSSLREAVELANNSEFALAACIWTKDESKAKSLAEELNAGTVWVNTYGMFFNQLPYGGFKQSGFGKELGREGFLEYTQLKNILIDKAKDAKPLVNYWYGS, translated from the coding sequence ATGATACCAAATTATCCTTTATTTATTAATGGTGAGTTTAAAGAGTCAGCCACAAAAGAAACTATAGTCAATCCAGCTAATCGAGAACCAATAGCTACAGTTAGCCTGGCTGATGCTTCTGATGTTGAGCTAGCAATAAGCTCGGCTCGGATTGCCTTCGATCAAGGTCCTTGGGCTAAGCTTTCACTACTTGAGCGTAAAAGTTTTATTTTAAAGATAGCACAAGGTATTCTCAACAGAGCAGCTGAGTTAGCTCAGCTAGAAACACAAAATAATGGGAAACCAATCAAAGAGTCAACTTTTATGGATATACCTTCCAGTGCTCAAACTTTTGATTATTTTGCCAATAATTTAGAGAAGTTTCTAGAAGCTGAGACGGTAGATATCCAATCTCAAATTGCCCAAGCAAAGAGCGAGCTGATTCGTCAACCGCGAGGCGTGGTGGTGTTGATTGTTCCCTGGAACTACCCGTTAATAATCGCTTCTTGGAAGTTAGCTCAAAGTCTAGCTGCCGGTAATACAGTTATTCTAAAACCATCGAGCCTTACGCCTTTAACTGCTTTAGAGTTAGGTAAGATAGTTCAAGAGGCGGGATTACCCAAGGGAGTGGTTAATATTTTAGCCGGAAAGGGAGAGACCGTTGGCAAGGCGCTTTGTTCTGATAAGCGAGTTGATATGATATCTTTTACTGGTTCAAATTTAGTTGGTAAAAAAATTATTGAGTATACCTCAAGCAGTGTAAAAAAGCTAGTCATGGAGCTGGGCGGTAAATCAGCTAGTTTAGTTTTAGCTGATTGTGACTTAGAGGCAGCAGTCAATGGTTCATTGTGTTCGATATTTTTAAATCAGGGCCAGATGTGCACAGCAATGTCGAGAATTTTAATTGAAGATAAAGTTTATGATAAATTTGTTGATGATTTTATAATTAAAGCTAAAGCTATTAAATTAGGCGATGGTTTAGATTTTGAGACTCAAATTGGGCCATTGATTTCAGAGAGTCAAAGAAAAGGGGTAATTAGTTTTATTGAAGAGGCTAAGAAACAAGGGGCTAAGGTGTTATGTGGTGGAAAGATTCCTGATAATTCTAGTTTAGAAAAGGGATTTTTCTTTGAGCCGACAGTGATTGCTGAAGTGAGCCCTGAGATGTCTATTTTTCAGAAGGAAGTTTTCGGGCCGGTGGTTTGCGTAGTTAAGTTTTCTTCGCTAAGGGAGGCTGTTGAGTTAGCTAATAATTCAGAATTTGCTTTGGCAGCTTGTATTTGGACAAAAGATGAATCAAAAGCTAAGAGTCTAGCCGAAGAACTTAACGCCGGGACAGTATGGGTTAATACTTATGGTATGTTTTTTAATCAGCTTCCTTATGGAGGATTTAAACAAAGTGGTTTCGGTAAAGAACTGGGGAGAGAAGGATTTTTAGAGTATACTCAGCTTAAAAATATTCTGATTGATAAAGCCAAAGACGCAAAGCCTTTGGTTAATTATTGGTACGGTTCTTAG
- a CDS encoding class II aldolase/adducin family protein, whose protein sequence is MNDQEKVLKAEIIKVGKKLYEKDLAVAKSGNISCRLDKENILITATQTSLGELGDDDIVKVNLASQRTESDRTPTSELSLHSLVYKNSDQKVVIHCHPPLINGYFAVSSKLKALTFETKFYLGEVPVIEQDTPTVTKPEKVIEALKTNNLVVLKNHGAVAIGDNFSDALSLVEALEEAVRTTAVARLFKKDILDDLDKSLKDTLTKNEISYPMFSKEHIQAIVDLVNKDEFIAQKGKELGLTVQLAIKLNQDDSAYRFTFKEGKVTSLDASCDAPFVISAESDVWQQVFLGKLDSFVAVTQGKMKLEGQLGQLSKWYVPFTRLFQLFKEVKFR, encoded by the coding sequence ATGAACGATCAGGAGAAAGTTTTAAAAGCTGAGATTATTAAAGTTGGCAAAAAACTTTATGAAAAAGATTTAGCCGTTGCTAAATCGGGGAATATAAGTTGTCGTCTAGATAAAGAAAATATTTTAATTACAGCAACTCAGACTTCACTCGGTGAATTAGGCGATGATGATATTGTTAAGGTTAATTTAGCCAGTCAAAGGACTGAAAGCGACAGAACCCCGACTTCAGAGCTTTCTTTGCACAGTTTGGTTTATAAAAATTCTGATCAAAAGGTAGTTATTCATTGTCATCCACCCTTAATCAATGGTTATTTTGCAGTCAGCTCAAAACTAAAAGCTTTAACTTTTGAAACCAAGTTTTATTTAGGGGAAGTTCCGGTTATCGAACAAGACACTCCGACTGTCACCAAGCCGGAAAAGGTAATTGAAGCTCTAAAGACTAACAATTTAGTAGTTTTGAAAAATCACGGAGCAGTGGCAATCGGTGATAATTTTTCTGATGCTTTAAGTTTAGTTGAGGCTTTAGAGGAGGCGGTAAGAACTACGGCTGTAGCTAGATTATTTAAGAAGGACATTCTAGATGATTTAGATAAGTCTTTGAAAGATACACTTACTAAAAATGAAATAAGTTACCCAATGTTTTCTAAAGAGCATATTCAGGCGATAGTCGATTTGGTGAATAAGGATGAATTTATCGCTCAAAAAGGAAAGGAGTTAGGTTTAACCGTGCAGTTAGCTATTAAGCTTAACCAAGATGATAGTGCTTATAGATTTACCTTCAAAGAGGGTAAAGTTACTAGTTTAGATGCAAGCTGTGATGCTCCTTTTGTGATTTCGGCTGAGTCTGATGTTTGGCAACAGGTATTTTTGGGAAAATTAGATTCATTCGTAGCAGTTACTCAAGGAAAGATGAAGCTAGAAGGGCAACTTGGCCAGTTGAGTAAATGGTATGTGCCGTTTACCCGTTTATTTCAATTATTTAAAGAGGTTAAGTTTAGATGA